The following proteins are encoded in a genomic region of Triticum dicoccoides isolate Atlit2015 ecotype Zavitan chromosome 1B, WEW_v2.0, whole genome shotgun sequence:
- the LOC119321521 gene encoding ribosome biogenesis regulatory protein homolog, giving the protein MAAEEAAASAATNFEVDLGHLLAYDPSHHLAAAAASSRAELREECLRKATELAQAVANALFSLPATEGRDGPVVRLPPPANRLPREKHLPRPKPPTKWEQFAKSKGIIKHKKNKRAWDEQTNSWKRTYGYDRVNDDRDVPIIEAKLTDEPGVDPFAQRREEKKGRVDKQEKNRLGNLKNAAKVGALPSHIQLAATSVPITGTKADLPRKAKKEDLENVAGMASAATASGGKFDKKLPGEKPLKKAGKNRKFLPVVEGKGMGNLEKQQNDKILNSLLAKNFEEPLDVSKAITMYKVKKDNKRRKDKQSSSSGSNKLKPQKKIHKKSSKKSA; this is encoded by the exons ATGGCGGCGGAAGAagcagccgcctccgccgccaccaaCTTCGAGGTGGACCTGGGCCACCTCCTGGCCTACGACCCCTCgcaccacctcgccgccgccgccgcgtcctccagGGCGGAGCTGCGAGAGGAGTGCCTGCGGAAGGCCACGGAGTTGGCGCAGGCCGTCGCCAACGCCCTCTTCTCGCTGCCGGCCACCGAGGGCCGCGACGGCCCCGTCGtccgcctcccgccgcccgccAACCGCCTGCCCCGCGAGAAGCAT TTACCAAGGCCGAAGCCTCCTACCAAGTGGGAGCAGTTCGCAAAGTCGAAAG GGATTATCAAGCACAAGAAGAACAAGCGTGCATGGGACGAGCAAACTAATTCCTGGAAGCGGACTTATGGCTATGATCGTGTTAATGATGACAGAGACGTTCCCATCATTGAAGCCAAATTGACAGATG AGCCTGGTGTTGATCCTTTTGCTCAAAGAAGGGAAGAGAAGAAGGGCAGGgtagataaacaagaaaagaacagACTTGGAAATTTGAAGAATGCTGCAAAAGTTGGTGCTCTGCCAAG CCATATACAGCTTGCTGCCACGTCCGTACCCATCACAGGAACTAAAGCTGATCTGCCTAGAAAAGCTAAGAAGGAAGACCTCGAGAATGTTGCTGGTATGGCTTCGGCGGCAACAGCTAGCGGTGGAAAGTTCGACAAAAAGTTGCCTGGCGAGAAACCTCTCAAGAAAGCTGGCAAAAACAGAAAG TTCCTCCCTGTCGTTGAAGGGAAAGGAATGGGCAACCTGGAGAAACAGCAAAACGACAAGATCCTGAACAGTCTACTGGCCAAGAACTTCGAGGAGCCGTTGGATGTCAGCAAG GCAATCACGATGTACAAGGTGAAGAAGGACAACAAGAGGAGGAAAGACAAGCAATCATCGTCATCCGGATCGAATAAGTTGAAGCCCCAGAAGAAAATCCACAAGAAATCTTCAAAGAAAAGTGCTTAG